From Amphiprion ocellaris isolate individual 3 ecotype Okinawa chromosome 10, ASM2253959v1, whole genome shotgun sequence, one genomic window encodes:
- the crtc1a gene encoding CREB-regulated transcription coactivator 1 isoform X1 yields the protein MATSNNPRKFSEKIALHNQKQAEETAAFEEVMKDLSITRAARLQLQKTKYLQLGQNRGQYYGGSLPNVNQIGNSTVDVPFQNSGLDTNRSTRHHGLVDRVYRDRSRITSPHRKPLSVDKHGRQIDSCPYGSVYLSPPPDTSWRRTNSDSALHQSTLTPAQQASFTGGSQELQPKRVLLLTVPGSEAIKQEGDEDGQEQNWDCKKNISRSKPCKVPGIHIFPSPDQQLTASQKPAAHNTGGSLPDLTNIQFPPPLPTPLDSDDAAATSFGSSSSTQTLGNTQGVNTSQPTVTMEIQAGQDNMVPLILNAGDSHQHQNLQLSPTSPPLTLSQAAINAMNLEQQLSQYAFFNQQPSSQTHQNQQQAGLVQLPSSVNSCSTSDNQTSSQSNMTMDMNTASSLQQYRSRVGSSANQSPTSPVSNQGFSPGGSPQHNSILGSVFADFYDQQLPSIQASALSQQLEQFNMMETPISSDGLYNQTSTLNYSQALMMGLTGHCNLQGSQQLGYSSHGNIPNIILTVSGESPPSLPKDLTGSLPTDVSFDVDAQFPLDDLKIDPLTLDGLHMLNDPDMVLADPATEDAFRLDRL from the exons ATGGCGACTTCGAACAATCCGCGGAAATTCAGCGAGAAAATCGCTTTACATAACCAGAAGCAGGCGGAGGAGACGGCGGCGTTTGAAGAAGTGATGAAAGACCTCAGCATTACGCGGGCAGCGAGG TTACAGTTGCAGAAGACTAAGTATTTGCAGCTGGGACAGAACCGTGGGCAGTACTACGGAGGATCTTTGCCAAACGTCAATCAGATTGGAAACAGCACTGTGGATGTGCCTTTTCAG AATTCAGGGCTTGACACGAACAGATCGACACGACACCATGGCTTGGTGGACAGAGTCTACCGGGATCGGAGCCGCATCACATCGCCCCACCGAAAACCTCTGTCAGTCGACAAGCATGGACGCCAGAT TGACAGCTGTCCATATGGCTCAGTATATCTGTCACCACCACCTGATACCAGCTGGAGGAG GACAAACTCGGACTCGGCACTGCATCAGAGCACACTAACTCCTGCCCAGCAGGCTTCCTTCACTGGAGGATCACAGGAGCTGCAGCCAAAACGAG TTCTCCTACTCACTGTACCAGGGTCTGAAGCAATTAAACAAGAGGGTGATGAAGATGGACAAGAACAGAACTGGGACTGCAAAAAG aataTTTCAAGGTCCAAGCCCTGCAAAGTTCCTGGGATCCA CATATTCCCGTCTCCGGATCAGCAGCTGACCGCTTCACAGAAACCAGCAGCCCACAACACTGGCGGTTCTCTTCCTGACCTGACCAACATCCAGTTCCCTCCTCCGCTGCCCACCCCACTCGACTCAGATGATGCAGCTGCCACCTCGTTCGGCTCCTCGAGCAGCACACAGACTCTGGGGAACACGCAAG GAGTGAACACATCTCAGCCCACAGTAACCATGGAAATCCAGGCTGGACAGGACAACATGGTTCCGCTTATCCTCAATGCAGGAGACTCCCACCAGCACCAGAACCTGCAGCTCTCCCCTACATCTCCACCCCTCACTCTCTCTCAG GCGGCCATCAACGCCATGAACCTTGAGCAGCAGCTGTCCCAGTATGCCTTCTTCAACCAGCAGCCGTCATCCCAGACACACCAGAACCAGCAA CAGGCAGGTCTGGTCCAGCTGCCGTCCTCTGTGAACTCCTGCTCCACGTCAGACAACCAGACGTCCTCACAAAGCAACATGACCATGGACATGAACACG GCCTCCTCCCTCCAACAGTACCGCAGTAGGGTCGGATCCTCTGCCAATCAGTCTCCAACTTCTCCTGTCTCCAATCAAGGCTTCTCACCTGGAGGCTCGCCTCAA CATAACTCCATACTGGGCAGCGTGTTTGCAGACTTCTACGACCAGCAGCTGCCTTCCATTCAGGCTAGTGCTCTCTCACAGCAG TTGGAGCAGTTCAACATGATGGAGACTCCCATCAGCTCTGACGGCCTGTATAACCAGACCTCCACCCTCAACTACTCCCAGGCACTTATGATGGGTTTGACTGGCCATTGCAACCTTCAGGGCTCGCAGCAGCTGGGCTACAGTAGCCATGGCAACATCCCCAACATCATTCTCACAG TGAGCGGAGAGTCTCCACCCAGCCTGCCCAAGGACCTGACTGGTTCGCTGCCCACAGATGTCAGCTTTGATGTCGACGCCCAGTTCCCGCTGGACGATCTGAAAATCGACCCACTGACGCTAGATGGCCTGCACATGCTCAATGACCCGGACATGGTCCTTGCTGACCCCGCCACAGAGGACGCATTTCGCCTCGACCGGCTGTAA
- the crtc1a gene encoding CREB-regulated transcription coactivator 1 isoform X2 has protein sequence MATSNNPRKFSEKIALHNQKQAEETAAFEEVMKDLSITRAARLQLQKTKYLQLGQNRGQYYGGSLPNVNQIGNSTVDVPFQNSGLDTNRSTRHHGLVDRVYRDRSRITSPHRKPLSVDKHGRQIDSCPYGSVYLSPPPDTSWRRTNSDSALHQSTLTPAQQASFTGGSQELQPKRVLLLTVPGSEAIKQEGDEDGQEQNWDCKKNISRSKPCKVPGIHIFPSPDQQLTASQKPAAHNTGGSLPDLTNIQFPPPLPTPLDSDDAAATSFGSSSSTQTLGNTQGVNTSQPTVTMEIQAGQDNMVPLILNAGDSHQHQNLQLSPTSPPLTLSQAAINAMNLEQQLSQYAFFNQQPSSQTHQNQQAGLVQLPSSVNSCSTSDNQTSSQSNMTMDMNTASSLQQYRSRVGSSANQSPTSPVSNQGFSPGGSPQHNSILGSVFADFYDQQLPSIQASALSQQLEQFNMMETPISSDGLYNQTSTLNYSQALMMGLTGHCNLQGSQQLGYSSHGNIPNIILTVSGESPPSLPKDLTGSLPTDVSFDVDAQFPLDDLKIDPLTLDGLHMLNDPDMVLADPATEDAFRLDRL, from the exons ATGGCGACTTCGAACAATCCGCGGAAATTCAGCGAGAAAATCGCTTTACATAACCAGAAGCAGGCGGAGGAGACGGCGGCGTTTGAAGAAGTGATGAAAGACCTCAGCATTACGCGGGCAGCGAGG TTACAGTTGCAGAAGACTAAGTATTTGCAGCTGGGACAGAACCGTGGGCAGTACTACGGAGGATCTTTGCCAAACGTCAATCAGATTGGAAACAGCACTGTGGATGTGCCTTTTCAG AATTCAGGGCTTGACACGAACAGATCGACACGACACCATGGCTTGGTGGACAGAGTCTACCGGGATCGGAGCCGCATCACATCGCCCCACCGAAAACCTCTGTCAGTCGACAAGCATGGACGCCAGAT TGACAGCTGTCCATATGGCTCAGTATATCTGTCACCACCACCTGATACCAGCTGGAGGAG GACAAACTCGGACTCGGCACTGCATCAGAGCACACTAACTCCTGCCCAGCAGGCTTCCTTCACTGGAGGATCACAGGAGCTGCAGCCAAAACGAG TTCTCCTACTCACTGTACCAGGGTCTGAAGCAATTAAACAAGAGGGTGATGAAGATGGACAAGAACAGAACTGGGACTGCAAAAAG aataTTTCAAGGTCCAAGCCCTGCAAAGTTCCTGGGATCCA CATATTCCCGTCTCCGGATCAGCAGCTGACCGCTTCACAGAAACCAGCAGCCCACAACACTGGCGGTTCTCTTCCTGACCTGACCAACATCCAGTTCCCTCCTCCGCTGCCCACCCCACTCGACTCAGATGATGCAGCTGCCACCTCGTTCGGCTCCTCGAGCAGCACACAGACTCTGGGGAACACGCAAG GAGTGAACACATCTCAGCCCACAGTAACCATGGAAATCCAGGCTGGACAGGACAACATGGTTCCGCTTATCCTCAATGCAGGAGACTCCCACCAGCACCAGAACCTGCAGCTCTCCCCTACATCTCCACCCCTCACTCTCTCTCAG GCGGCCATCAACGCCATGAACCTTGAGCAGCAGCTGTCCCAGTATGCCTTCTTCAACCAGCAGCCGTCATCCCAGACACACCAGAACCAGCAA GCAGGTCTGGTCCAGCTGCCGTCCTCTGTGAACTCCTGCTCCACGTCAGACAACCAGACGTCCTCACAAAGCAACATGACCATGGACATGAACACG GCCTCCTCCCTCCAACAGTACCGCAGTAGGGTCGGATCCTCTGCCAATCAGTCTCCAACTTCTCCTGTCTCCAATCAAGGCTTCTCACCTGGAGGCTCGCCTCAA CATAACTCCATACTGGGCAGCGTGTTTGCAGACTTCTACGACCAGCAGCTGCCTTCCATTCAGGCTAGTGCTCTCTCACAGCAG TTGGAGCAGTTCAACATGATGGAGACTCCCATCAGCTCTGACGGCCTGTATAACCAGACCTCCACCCTCAACTACTCCCAGGCACTTATGATGGGTTTGACTGGCCATTGCAACCTTCAGGGCTCGCAGCAGCTGGGCTACAGTAGCCATGGCAACATCCCCAACATCATTCTCACAG TGAGCGGAGAGTCTCCACCCAGCCTGCCCAAGGACCTGACTGGTTCGCTGCCCACAGATGTCAGCTTTGATGTCGACGCCCAGTTCCCGCTGGACGATCTGAAAATCGACCCACTGACGCTAGATGGCCTGCACATGCTCAATGACCCGGACATGGTCCTTGCTGACCCCGCCACAGAGGACGCATTTCGCCTCGACCGGCTGTAA
- the crtc1a gene encoding CREB-regulated transcription coactivator 1 isoform X3, producing the protein MATSNNPRKFSEKIALHNQKQAEETAAFEEVMKDLSITRAARLQLQKTKYLQLGQNRGQYYGGSLPNVNQIGNSTVDVPFQNSGLDTNRSTRHHGLVDRVYRDRSRITSPHRKPLSVDKHGRQIDSCPYGSVYLSPPPDTSWRRTNSDSALHQSTLTPAQQASFTGGSQELQPKRVLLLTVPGSEAIKQEGDEDGQEQNWDCKKNISRSKPCKVPGIHIFPSPDQQLTASQKPAAHNTGGSLPDLTNIQFPPPLPTPLDSDDAAATSFGSSSSTQTLGNTQGVNTSQPTVTMEIQAGQDNMVPLILNAGDSHQHQNLQLSPTSPPLTLSQAAINAMNLEQQLSQYAFFNQQPSSQTHQNQQQAGLVQLPSSVNSCSTSDNQTSSQSNMTMDMNTHNSILGSVFADFYDQQLPSIQASALSQQLEQFNMMETPISSDGLYNQTSTLNYSQALMMGLTGHCNLQGSQQLGYSSHGNIPNIILTVSGESPPSLPKDLTGSLPTDVSFDVDAQFPLDDLKIDPLTLDGLHMLNDPDMVLADPATEDAFRLDRL; encoded by the exons ATGGCGACTTCGAACAATCCGCGGAAATTCAGCGAGAAAATCGCTTTACATAACCAGAAGCAGGCGGAGGAGACGGCGGCGTTTGAAGAAGTGATGAAAGACCTCAGCATTACGCGGGCAGCGAGG TTACAGTTGCAGAAGACTAAGTATTTGCAGCTGGGACAGAACCGTGGGCAGTACTACGGAGGATCTTTGCCAAACGTCAATCAGATTGGAAACAGCACTGTGGATGTGCCTTTTCAG AATTCAGGGCTTGACACGAACAGATCGACACGACACCATGGCTTGGTGGACAGAGTCTACCGGGATCGGAGCCGCATCACATCGCCCCACCGAAAACCTCTGTCAGTCGACAAGCATGGACGCCAGAT TGACAGCTGTCCATATGGCTCAGTATATCTGTCACCACCACCTGATACCAGCTGGAGGAG GACAAACTCGGACTCGGCACTGCATCAGAGCACACTAACTCCTGCCCAGCAGGCTTCCTTCACTGGAGGATCACAGGAGCTGCAGCCAAAACGAG TTCTCCTACTCACTGTACCAGGGTCTGAAGCAATTAAACAAGAGGGTGATGAAGATGGACAAGAACAGAACTGGGACTGCAAAAAG aataTTTCAAGGTCCAAGCCCTGCAAAGTTCCTGGGATCCA CATATTCCCGTCTCCGGATCAGCAGCTGACCGCTTCACAGAAACCAGCAGCCCACAACACTGGCGGTTCTCTTCCTGACCTGACCAACATCCAGTTCCCTCCTCCGCTGCCCACCCCACTCGACTCAGATGATGCAGCTGCCACCTCGTTCGGCTCCTCGAGCAGCACACAGACTCTGGGGAACACGCAAG GAGTGAACACATCTCAGCCCACAGTAACCATGGAAATCCAGGCTGGACAGGACAACATGGTTCCGCTTATCCTCAATGCAGGAGACTCCCACCAGCACCAGAACCTGCAGCTCTCCCCTACATCTCCACCCCTCACTCTCTCTCAG GCGGCCATCAACGCCATGAACCTTGAGCAGCAGCTGTCCCAGTATGCCTTCTTCAACCAGCAGCCGTCATCCCAGACACACCAGAACCAGCAA CAGGCAGGTCTGGTCCAGCTGCCGTCCTCTGTGAACTCCTGCTCCACGTCAGACAACCAGACGTCCTCACAAAGCAACATGACCATGGACATGAACACG CATAACTCCATACTGGGCAGCGTGTTTGCAGACTTCTACGACCAGCAGCTGCCTTCCATTCAGGCTAGTGCTCTCTCACAGCAG TTGGAGCAGTTCAACATGATGGAGACTCCCATCAGCTCTGACGGCCTGTATAACCAGACCTCCACCCTCAACTACTCCCAGGCACTTATGATGGGTTTGACTGGCCATTGCAACCTTCAGGGCTCGCAGCAGCTGGGCTACAGTAGCCATGGCAACATCCCCAACATCATTCTCACAG TGAGCGGAGAGTCTCCACCCAGCCTGCCCAAGGACCTGACTGGTTCGCTGCCCACAGATGTCAGCTTTGATGTCGACGCCCAGTTCCCGCTGGACGATCTGAAAATCGACCCACTGACGCTAGATGGCCTGCACATGCTCAATGACCCGGACATGGTCCTTGCTGACCCCGCCACAGAGGACGCATTTCGCCTCGACCGGCTGTAA
- the crtc1a gene encoding CREB-regulated transcription coactivator 1 isoform X4 gives MATSNNPRKFSEKIALHNQKQAEETAAFEEVMKDLSITRAARLQLQKTKYLQLGQNRGQYYGGSLPNVNQIGNSTVDVPFQNSGLDTNRSTRHHGLVDRVYRDRSRITSPHRKPLSVDKHGRQIDSCPYGSVYLSPPPDTSWRRTNSDSALHQSTLTPAQQASFTGGSQELQPKRVLLLTVPGSEAIKQEGDEDGQEQNWDCKKNISRSKPCKVPGIHIFPSPDQQLTASQKPAAHNTGGSLPDLTNIQFPPPLPTPLDSDDAAATSFGSSSSTQTLGNTQGVNTSQPTVTMEIQAGQDNMVPLILNAGDSHQHQNLQLSPTSPPLTLSQAAINAMNLEQQLSQYAFFNQQPSSQTHQNQQAGLVQLPSSVNSCSTSDNQTSSQSNMTMDMNTHNSILGSVFADFYDQQLPSIQASALSQQLEQFNMMETPISSDGLYNQTSTLNYSQALMMGLTGHCNLQGSQQLGYSSHGNIPNIILTVSGESPPSLPKDLTGSLPTDVSFDVDAQFPLDDLKIDPLTLDGLHMLNDPDMVLADPATEDAFRLDRL, from the exons ATGGCGACTTCGAACAATCCGCGGAAATTCAGCGAGAAAATCGCTTTACATAACCAGAAGCAGGCGGAGGAGACGGCGGCGTTTGAAGAAGTGATGAAAGACCTCAGCATTACGCGGGCAGCGAGG TTACAGTTGCAGAAGACTAAGTATTTGCAGCTGGGACAGAACCGTGGGCAGTACTACGGAGGATCTTTGCCAAACGTCAATCAGATTGGAAACAGCACTGTGGATGTGCCTTTTCAG AATTCAGGGCTTGACACGAACAGATCGACACGACACCATGGCTTGGTGGACAGAGTCTACCGGGATCGGAGCCGCATCACATCGCCCCACCGAAAACCTCTGTCAGTCGACAAGCATGGACGCCAGAT TGACAGCTGTCCATATGGCTCAGTATATCTGTCACCACCACCTGATACCAGCTGGAGGAG GACAAACTCGGACTCGGCACTGCATCAGAGCACACTAACTCCTGCCCAGCAGGCTTCCTTCACTGGAGGATCACAGGAGCTGCAGCCAAAACGAG TTCTCCTACTCACTGTACCAGGGTCTGAAGCAATTAAACAAGAGGGTGATGAAGATGGACAAGAACAGAACTGGGACTGCAAAAAG aataTTTCAAGGTCCAAGCCCTGCAAAGTTCCTGGGATCCA CATATTCCCGTCTCCGGATCAGCAGCTGACCGCTTCACAGAAACCAGCAGCCCACAACACTGGCGGTTCTCTTCCTGACCTGACCAACATCCAGTTCCCTCCTCCGCTGCCCACCCCACTCGACTCAGATGATGCAGCTGCCACCTCGTTCGGCTCCTCGAGCAGCACACAGACTCTGGGGAACACGCAAG GAGTGAACACATCTCAGCCCACAGTAACCATGGAAATCCAGGCTGGACAGGACAACATGGTTCCGCTTATCCTCAATGCAGGAGACTCCCACCAGCACCAGAACCTGCAGCTCTCCCCTACATCTCCACCCCTCACTCTCTCTCAG GCGGCCATCAACGCCATGAACCTTGAGCAGCAGCTGTCCCAGTATGCCTTCTTCAACCAGCAGCCGTCATCCCAGACACACCAGAACCAGCAA GCAGGTCTGGTCCAGCTGCCGTCCTCTGTGAACTCCTGCTCCACGTCAGACAACCAGACGTCCTCACAAAGCAACATGACCATGGACATGAACACG CATAACTCCATACTGGGCAGCGTGTTTGCAGACTTCTACGACCAGCAGCTGCCTTCCATTCAGGCTAGTGCTCTCTCACAGCAG TTGGAGCAGTTCAACATGATGGAGACTCCCATCAGCTCTGACGGCCTGTATAACCAGACCTCCACCCTCAACTACTCCCAGGCACTTATGATGGGTTTGACTGGCCATTGCAACCTTCAGGGCTCGCAGCAGCTGGGCTACAGTAGCCATGGCAACATCCCCAACATCATTCTCACAG TGAGCGGAGAGTCTCCACCCAGCCTGCCCAAGGACCTGACTGGTTCGCTGCCCACAGATGTCAGCTTTGATGTCGACGCCCAGTTCCCGCTGGACGATCTGAAAATCGACCCACTGACGCTAGATGGCCTGCACATGCTCAATGACCCGGACATGGTCCTTGCTGACCCCGCCACAGAGGACGCATTTCGCCTCGACCGGCTGTAA